In Paenibacillus hexagrammi, the following are encoded in one genomic region:
- a CDS encoding ABC transporter permease yields the protein MNKAIKVFSADSLITPLVAILLGLLFGALVMLVGGYNPIDAYAALFERMFGSAYDIGEAIRALTPLIFTGLSVAFAFRTGLFNIGAEGQVIMGMTGATLIGVKIHSLPWIIHAPLAVIVGALMGGLWGAIAGYLKAKRGVNEVITTIMLNWIALFLSNYIVNTFLLEPKQQRSYMIQDTASLSLDSLSALMDNARLHWGTVVAVLAAVVFYIILWKTKMGYELRAVGYNIHAAQYAGMDVSRNIVKAMFISGIFAGLAGVFEILGVFHYQVVAAASPGYGFDGIAVSLLGANNPWGIILGAALFGGLTYGSAGMSFGADVPPEIIRIVIGSVIFFVATQGIVRWVLLPFYAKRKKERAL from the coding sequence ATGAATAAAGCTATAAAAGTGTTTTCGGCTGACTCGCTCATCACGCCGTTGGTAGCTATCCTGCTTGGTCTTCTATTCGGCGCGCTTGTCATGCTGGTCGGGGGCTATAATCCTATTGATGCTTATGCGGCGCTATTTGAGCGGATGTTCGGCAGCGCTTATGATATTGGCGAGGCGATTCGCGCACTGACACCGCTTATTTTTACCGGGCTATCTGTTGCATTTGCATTCCGTACGGGGTTGTTCAACATCGGCGCTGAGGGCCAGGTCATCATGGGGATGACAGGCGCAACGCTGATTGGTGTCAAAATCCACAGCCTGCCATGGATCATCCATGCTCCGCTTGCTGTGATTGTAGGAGCGCTGATGGGAGGACTGTGGGGGGCGATTGCCGGATATCTCAAGGCGAAGCGCGGCGTGAATGAGGTCATCACGACGATCATGCTCAATTGGATCGCGCTTTTCTTGTCCAACTACATCGTGAACACGTTCCTGCTTGAGCCGAAGCAGCAGCGTTCTTATATGATTCAGGATACCGCCTCTCTGAGCCTCGACTCGCTATCCGCATTGATGGATAATGCCCGGCTTCACTGGGGGACTGTAGTCGCCGTGCTTGCGGCCGTTGTTTTCTATATCATTCTGTGGAAAACAAAAATGGGCTACGAGCTGCGCGCCGTAGGCTACAACATCCACGCAGCGCAGTATGCGGGCATGGATGTGAGTCGCAACATCGTGAAGGCGATGTTTATCAGCGGTATTTTTGCCGGACTGGCCGGCGTATTTGAAATTCTCGGCGTGTTCCATTATCAGGTGGTGGCTGCGGCATCGCCGGGCTACGGCTTTGACGGCATTGCGGTCTCGCTGCTTGGAGCGAACAATCCCTGGGGCATTATCCTAGGCGCCGCGCTGTTCGGCGGATTGACCTATGGCTCGGCCGGGATGAGCTTCGGTGCGGATGTTCCGCCGGAAATTATTCGAATCGTGATCGGATCCGTGATCTTCTTCGTCGCTACACAAGGGATTGTGAGATGGGTCCTGCTTCCGTTCTATGCCAAACGCAAGAAAGAGAGGGCGTTGTAA
- a CDS encoding AraC family transcriptional regulator produces the protein MTKPDSYYVVSNPLSAHDSELTVLFTGESQTKPEHRLGPKVYDYYLVHYVISGKGVFTCQGVEHALGAGDSFIIEPEQLISYVSDSDDPWHYCWLAFTGSKAAPLVADSGVNPAYPIIRMRRSRHIPVLFHQIRHAFRARKANAQLKAAGYLLLLFADYCDSLSSGSASSAVSDAEGDRIVQQAIHYLSTQYAEPITIELMAESLGYNRAYLSRLFKRHTKVTPVTFLLKLRIDKARLLLREREELTVEQIASSVGFHDPLYFSKQFRRWYGMSPTEYRNQMKHL, from the coding sequence ATGACCAAGCCTGACAGCTACTACGTCGTATCTAACCCTCTTTCTGCGCATGACAGCGAGCTGACGGTGCTTTTTACAGGTGAGAGCCAAACGAAGCCTGAGCATCGGCTGGGACCGAAGGTATATGACTATTACCTTGTTCATTATGTCATCTCAGGGAAGGGCGTATTTACCTGCCAGGGCGTCGAGCATGCGCTTGGTGCAGGAGACAGCTTCATCATTGAACCCGAGCAGTTAATCAGCTATGTATCCGATTCTGATGACCCTTGGCATTACTGCTGGCTTGCATTCACAGGATCCAAAGCAGCTCCGCTAGTTGCGGACAGCGGTGTGAATCCGGCATATCCGATTATTCGCATGCGACGAAGCCGGCATATCCCGGTTCTTTTTCATCAGATTCGCCATGCCTTCCGCGCACGGAAAGCGAATGCCCAGCTCAAGGCAGCCGGCTATCTGCTGCTGCTGTTCGCTGATTATTGCGATAGCCTGTCATCTGGCTCCGCCTCTTCAGCTGTCAGCGACGCGGAAGGCGACCGCATTGTGCAGCAGGCTATCCACTACTTGTCCACCCAGTATGCGGAGCCGATCACGATCGAGCTGATGGCGGAAAGCCTCGGATATAATCGCGCCTATTTATCCCGATTGTTCAAGCGGCACACCAAGGTGACACCCGTGACCTTCCTGCTGAAGCTGCGGATTGATAAAGCCCGGCTGCTGCTGCGTGAGCGCGAGGAGCTGACCGTCGAGCAGATTGCCTCCTCTGTGGGCTTTCACGACCCTTTGTATTTTTCCAAGCAGTTTCGCCGCTGGTACGGCATGTCGCCAACGGAATACCGAAACCAAATGAAACACCTGTAA
- a CDS encoding galactokinase, giving the protein MADLQALKQKFLEIYGESAAPIAAFHAPGRVNLIGEHTDYNGGYVFPAALTFGTTMLARPREDQSIGFASTNMKLRKQISIADIAYTEEDDWINYPKGIVRHLQLEGFPVTKGYDLLFHGEIPNGAGLSSSASIEVVTAYGLMTLEGYPTDTVKIALLAQKTENQFVGVNCGIMDQFAVANGKKDHAILLMCDTLEYSHVPFQSGSYKLVIGNTNKRRGLVDSAYNERRSQCEQAVVDLQKQFPDITLLGQISLAQFNEYKHLITDETVRRRAQHVVEEIDRVLQSIEVLKANNLEAFGKLMIGSHDSLRDLYEVTGAELDAMVAAALKVPGVLGARMTGAGFGGCTVSLVHEDSVQTFIDQVGKEYTEQTGLVPSFYVCDIGNGVEQVGEAL; this is encoded by the coding sequence ATGGCAGACTTACAAGCACTCAAACAAAAATTTCTAGAAATTTACGGCGAATCCGCAGCTCCGATTGCGGCATTTCATGCGCCTGGCAGGGTGAACTTGATCGGTGAGCATACCGACTACAACGGCGGCTATGTATTCCCGGCGGCGCTTACGTTCGGAACTACGATGCTGGCACGTCCGAGAGAAGACCAGAGCATCGGCTTTGCCTCCACCAATATGAAGCTGCGCAAACAAATTTCCATAGCGGACATTGCATACACCGAAGAGGACGACTGGATCAACTATCCGAAAGGCATTGTGCGCCACCTACAGCTGGAAGGCTTCCCTGTGACCAAGGGTTACGATCTGTTGTTCCACGGGGAAATCCCGAACGGTGCAGGCCTCTCTTCCTCCGCATCCATCGAAGTGGTAACGGCATACGGGCTTATGACACTGGAAGGTTACCCTACAGATACCGTGAAGATCGCGCTTCTTGCGCAAAAAACAGAGAATCAGTTCGTCGGCGTTAACTGCGGCATCATGGATCAGTTCGCTGTCGCTAACGGCAAGAAGGATCATGCCATTCTGCTGATGTGCGATACGCTGGAGTACAGCCATGTTCCATTCCAAAGCGGCAGCTACAAGCTGGTGATCGGAAACACCAACAAACGCAGAGGTCTGGTGGATTCCGCCTATAACGAGAGAAGAAGCCAATGCGAGCAAGCGGTAGTCGATCTGCAAAAGCAGTTCCCGGACATCACGCTTCTTGGACAAATTTCGCTGGCTCAGTTCAATGAATACAAGCATCTAATTACGGATGAAACGGTACGCCGCAGAGCGCAGCACGTTGTGGAAGAAATCGACCGCGTTCTGCAATCGATCGAGGTGCTGAAGGCAAACAACCTGGAGGCATTCGGCAAGCTGATGATCGGCTCCCACGATTCCCTCCGCGATCTATATGAAGTAACCGGAGCGGAGCTCGATGCCATGGTTGCTGCGGCGCTGAAGGTTCCAGGTGTGCTCGGAGCGCGGATGACAGGCGCGGGCTTTGGCGGATGTACCGTATCGTTGGTGCATGAAGATAGCGTACAGACATTCATCGATCAAGTAGGCAAAGAATATACAGAGCAAACAGGTCTGGTTCCAAGCTTCTATGTATGTGATATCGGTAACGGGGTCGAACAAGTCGGGGAGGCGTTGTAA
- the galE gene encoding UDP-glucose 4-epimerase GalE — protein sequence MAILVTGGAGYIGSHTVAELLARGEEVVVVDNLQQGHREAVLGGKLYVGDLRDGEFLDTVFSENSIDAIIHFAANSLVGESMTNPAKYYHNNVYGTLCLLEKMNQYDVKKIVFSSTAATYGEPENIPILETDRTLPTNTYGETKLAMEKMMKWFDTAHGIKYVSLRYFNAAGAHASGKIGEDHSPETHLIPIILQVALGQRPHISIFGDDYTTEDGTCIRDYIHVSDLASAHVLAVEKLRQGADSAIYNLGNGKGFSVKEVVDIARKVTGHAIPAVVEPRRAGDPAVLIASSERARAELGWKPTRDSLEAIIESAWNWHQSRPDGYNDK from the coding sequence ATGGCGATTTTGGTAACGGGTGGAGCCGGATATATCGGTTCCCATACGGTAGCGGAGCTTCTTGCTAGAGGAGAAGAGGTCGTTGTTGTAGATAATCTGCAGCAGGGTCACCGCGAAGCGGTTCTAGGCGGTAAGCTGTATGTAGGGGATTTGCGCGACGGCGAGTTTTTGGATACGGTGTTCTCAGAAAATTCAATCGATGCGATCATTCACTTCGCAGCTAATTCTTTGGTGGGCGAGAGCATGACGAATCCAGCGAAGTACTACCACAACAATGTGTACGGAACGCTCTGCCTGCTGGAGAAAATGAATCAATACGACGTGAAAAAAATCGTCTTCTCCTCCACGGCGGCTACCTACGGAGAACCGGAGAACATCCCGATTCTGGAGACGGATCGGACCCTGCCGACGAATACGTATGGGGAAACAAAGCTTGCGATGGAAAAAATGATGAAGTGGTTCGATACAGCTCACGGTATCAAATACGTGTCGCTGCGCTACTTCAATGCGGCCGGTGCTCATGCCAGCGGTAAAATCGGTGAAGATCACAGCCCGGAAACGCATCTCATTCCGATTATCCTTCAAGTGGCTCTGGGTCAAAGACCGCACATTTCGATCTTCGGTGATGACTATACGACGGAAGACGGCACTTGCATCCGCGACTACATCCATGTCAGCGATCTGGCTAGCGCGCATGTGCTTGCTGTTGAGAAGCTCCGTCAAGGTGCGGATAGCGCCATTTACAACCTGGGTAACGGTAAAGGGTTCTCGGTTAAAGAAGTTGTCGACATTGCCCGCAAGGTAACGGGGCATGCGATTCCTGCGGTGGTTGAGCCTCGCCGTGCAGGCGACCCGGCCGTGCTGATCGCTTCTTCCGAGCGGGCCAGAGCGGAGCTTGGCTGGAAGCCAACTCGCGATTCGCTGGAAGCGATCATTGAGAGCGCGTGGAATTGGCATCAAAGCCGTCCTGACGGCTATAACGATAAATAA
- a CDS encoding UDP-glucose--hexose-1-phosphate uridylyltransferase: MERNGQTPPRAALTIERLLQFARQQGLIEALDVYTSRNALLDLFGLAEPYAGEVPAEQLESPVELLELLLDDAYEAGLLEDNITTYRDLLDAKIMGLLLPRPSEVVHQFWNTAKLQNVEAATDFFYKMSIDSNYIRMDRIRKNAYWLAGTEYGDLEITVNLSKPEKDPKEIALLKTLPQSSYPKCLLCADNLGYAGRVDHPARQNLRVIPLRLDEENWYFQYSPYVYYNEHSIIFHEKHIPMKTTAQTFQRLLDFIDQFPHYFIGSNADLPIVGGSILNHDHFQGGRHQFPMEKAPSEAVFTHGGFPNVKAAIVKWPMTVIRLSSHNKQTLQKLASKLLDDWRAYSDAEADVLAFSKKDGQQIPHNTITPIARNNARGEYELDLVLRNNRTSSEHPDGIFHPHQHLHHIKKENIGLIEVMGLAVLPGRLQQELAQIAQLLAGEAELGREIREDAEHPLHKHAAWIETLIAKHGSAMTAAAADAALQEEVGAKFLEVLLDAGVFKRTEAGQQAFRRFLASAGFEEN; encoded by the coding sequence ATGGAACGCAACGGACAAACGCCGCCTCGCGCGGCTCTTACCATCGAGAGGCTATTGCAGTTCGCCAGACAGCAAGGGCTGATAGAAGCGCTGGATGTCTACACATCACGGAACGCGCTGCTGGACCTGTTCGGTCTTGCTGAGCCGTATGCCGGCGAAGTGCCTGCTGAGCAGCTGGAAAGCCCTGTAGAGCTGCTGGAGCTTCTGCTCGATGATGCCTATGAGGCAGGCCTTCTGGAGGACAATATTACGACGTACCGCGATTTACTGGACGCCAAAATCATGGGACTGCTGCTGCCTCGTCCATCCGAGGTTGTACATCAGTTCTGGAATACGGCCAAGCTTCAGAACGTGGAAGCGGCGACGGACTTTTTTTATAAAATGTCGATTGACTCGAACTATATCCGCATGGATCGCATCCGTAAGAATGCGTACTGGCTCGCAGGAACGGAATACGGCGATTTGGAAATTACGGTCAATCTGTCCAAGCCGGAAAAAGATCCAAAAGAAATTGCACTGCTCAAGACGCTGCCGCAAAGCAGCTACCCGAAGTGCCTGCTGTGCGCCGACAACCTCGGCTATGCAGGACGTGTAGATCACCCGGCCAGACAGAACCTGCGTGTGATTCCACTGCGGCTCGATGAAGAGAACTGGTACTTCCAGTACTCGCCGTATGTGTATTACAACGAGCACAGCATCATTTTCCATGAGAAGCATATTCCGATGAAGACAACGGCACAGACCTTCCAGCGTCTGCTTGATTTCATCGATCAGTTCCCGCATTACTTTATCGGTTCGAATGCCGACCTGCCGATCGTCGGCGGTTCCATTCTGAACCATGACCACTTCCAGGGCGGACGTCATCAATTTCCGATGGAAAAGGCGCCGAGCGAAGCGGTATTCACGCACGGCGGCTTCCCGAACGTGAAAGCGGCCATCGTGAAGTGGCCGATGACGGTCATTCGTCTAAGCAGCCACAACAAGCAAACGCTGCAAAAGCTGGCCAGCAAGCTGCTGGACGACTGGCGTGCTTACAGCGATGCGGAAGCGGACGTCCTGGCCTTCAGCAAGAAGGACGGACAGCAGATCCCGCATAACACGATAACACCGATCGCCCGCAACAACGCAAGGGGCGAGTACGAGCTGGACCTGGTGCTGCGCAACAACCGCACCAGCAGCGAGCATCCGGATGGCATCTTCCATCCGCATCAGCACTTGCACCACATCAAGAAGGAGAACATCGGCTTGATTGAGGTCATGGGGCTGGCGGTGCTGCCGGGCCGCCTGCAGCAAGAGCTGGCGCAGATTGCGCAGCTCCTCGCCGGCGAAGCCGAGCTCGGCCGCGAGATCCGCGAGGACGCAGAGCATCCGCTGCATAAGCATGCAGCGTGGATTGAGACGCTGATCGCGAAGCACGGATCAGCGATGACAGCCGCAGCGGCTGACGCTGCGCTGCAGGAGGAAGTCGGCGCCAAGTTCCTGGAAGTCCTTCTGGACGCCGGTGTGTTCAAGCGCACGGAAGCCGGCCAGCAGGCCTTCCGCCGATTCCTGGCTTCGGCTGGTTTTGAAGAAAACTAA